One genomic window of Ziziphus jujuba cultivar Dongzao chromosome 4, ASM3175591v1 includes the following:
- the LOC125421731 gene encoding 7-deoxyloganetin glucosyltransferase-like — MDSKKGEVADNKTHHVLCIPTPTQSHIKAMLKLAKLLHSRGFHITFVNTEYNHKRFLKSLGPDSLHGLPDFRFETIPDGLPPSDADATQDVVPLIEAIMEKMLAPFCDLVKRLNDMTRTCNDSPPSVTRIVSDGFMPFTIAAGRELGIPVVFFYTIPACSFMGFKELGTLLEKLGPPPVPKDIIIDWIPGMKDMHVRDMPSFCWSGSTIDHFVLNSCIEATEKAHQASAIIIHTFKALEQDVLDAISSMFPQVFVIGPLQLLLNRIPEHPLKLKYSLWKEESECLQWLNTKPKGSVLYVNFGSIAIMSPEQVAEFGYGIANSKHPFLWIIRPDLVVGETAVLPLEFAAETKGRGLIGSWCPQEEVLNHPSIGGFLTHSGWNSTVESLSSGVPLLCCPFGGDQPTNCRFCCKEWGIGMEMDKEALKREEVEKLVKELMEGEKGKEMRKNVMEWKRLAHEATEPNGSSSIDLDNLVSHLVS; from the exons ATGGATTCCAAGAAAGGAGAGGTAGCTGATAATAAAACTCATCACGTCTTATGTATTCCAACTCCAACTCAAAGCCATATCAAAGCAATGCTTAAATTGGCAAAGCTTCTCCATTCTAGAGGTTTTCATATCACTTTTGTCAACACCGAGTACAACCACAAACGctttcttaaatctcttggtcCCGACTCTCTCCACGGCTTGCCTGACTTCCGGTTCGAAACAATTCCCGACGGCCTTCCGCCTTCAGATGCTGATGCTACACAAGACGTTGTTCCTCTTATCGAAGCCATCATGGAGAAGATGTTGGCTCCCTTTTGTGATCTAGTCAAAAGACTCAACGACATGACCAGAACTTGCAATGATAGTCCCCCTTCGGTGACTCGCATTGTTTCCGACGGATTCATGCCTTTCACCATCGCCGCCGGACGAGAACTTGGAATTCCGGTCGTGTTCTTTTATACTATTCCGGCTTGCTCTTTCATGGGCTTCAAAGAACTAGGTACTCTTCTGGAAAAGTTAGGACCTCCACCAGTACCGAAAg acATAATTATAGATTGGATTCCGGGAATGAAAGATATGCATGTTAGGGATATGCCAAGCTTTTGTTGGTCAGGAAGTACAATAGATCATTTTGTGCTTAACTCTTGCATAGAAGCAACAGAAAAGGCCCATCAAGCTTCAGCAATTATTATTCACACATTCAAGGCGTTGGAGCAAGATGTTTTGGATGCGATCTCATCTATGTTTCCCCAAGTGTTTGTGATTGGTCCCCTACAACTTCTTCTTAATCGCATACCGGAACACCCTTTGAAACTCAAATACAGTCTCTGGAAGGAAGAGAGCGAATGTCTCCAATGGCTCAATACCAAGCCCAAAGGCTCAGTTTTGTACGTCAACTTTGGGAGCATAGCAATTATGTCGCCAGAACAGGTCGCGGAGTTTGGTTATGGAATTGCAAATAGCAAACACCCTTTCTTGTGGATAATCAGGCCTGATTTGGTAGTTGGCGAAACAGCTGTTTTGCCGCTCGAGTTCGCAGCAGAAACGAAAGGAAGAGGTCTAATAGGGAGTTGGTGCCCACAAGAGGAGGTTCTTAATCATCCATCAATTGGAGGTTTTTTAACGCATAGTGGTTGGAATTCAACTGTGGAAAGCTTGTCTTCAGGTGTACCATTACTCTGTTGTCCATTTGGAGGGGACCAACCCACGAACTGCCGATTTTGTTGCAAGGAGTGGGGTATTGGAATGGAGATGGACAAAGAAGCATTGAAGAGAGAGGAAGTTGAGAAGCTTGTGAAAGAGTTGATGGAGGGAGAGAAGGGTAAGGAAATGAGAAAGAATGTGATGGAGTGGAAAAGACTAGCCCATGAGGCTACTGAACCTAATGGTTCTTCATCCATTGACTTGGATAATTTAGTTAGCCACTTAGTTTCTTGA